In Arcanobacterium canis, the sequence CGTGCGTTCATACACGCCCCCGTCGCGAAAGTCTCTCCTGTTTGCAAGCCTTCTTATCCTGACAATCGCAGCGGTGATCGCATTGATGGCGGGATCTGATAGTGCCGCATCAACTAGCGTTGTTTTCCCAGTCCTGATTTTCTTTGTCGGAGCAGCAGCCGCGTGGGCACAACCCGGCGACGGCGTTGCTGTGAGCTGGACAGTAATTGGTGCTTCCCTTGCCACACTCGGGTCGGTGATGATGATCGCCCAAATCTTGGGATGGCAAGCAACTCTGGCCGGCGTCGGCGTCGGCCTCGTCATGCTCACTGCCGTGAGCGTTGTCCTGGCCGGAGTCTTTTTACGCAACAAAAACCAGCTCTTCGTCGAACAAGCCCGGAGAATCCGGGAGTCAGAACGCGCCAATATCGCTGCTCACCTGCACGATTCTGTGCTCCAAACTCTCACCCTCATCCGGGCACGGGCCGATGATCCGATTGAAGTTGCCACTTTGGCACGAACTCAAGAACACGATCTGCGACGCTATCTCTACTCCGACCGAGGCGCTCACGGCACATCGCTTGCCGAAGAAATTCGCACACTTTCGAACACTATTGAAGCCACGTTCCACGTCGAAATCGACGTCGTCATCTCGGGAGATTCGCCACCAACACGCACAACCCAAGCCCTAGTGGGAGCAACCCGCGAAGCGCTGACAAACGCGGCGAAACACGGTTCGCCGAAGATCTCGCTGTTCGCGGATCTTTCGACTGATCTGTGCGAAGTCTTTGTTCGCGACCGCGGAACAGGCTTTACCCTCGAATCGATCCCTTCAGACCGCGCAGGAATTCGCGATTCGATCTATGCGAGATTACAGGGCGCAGGAGGCGAGGCAGAGATCCGCTCTCCCCTCCCCAGCGGCGGAACTGAAGTGAGAATGCGCATCAACGCAGGAGGCAAAAAATGATCTCAGTATTCATTGTGGACGATCACCCACTCGTCCGTTCCGGTGTTCGTAGCCAATTGGACGCGTTCGACGGCATCGAATACGCAGGTGAAGCAGGCAGTGTTGACGGCGCCGTCGCCGCTCTGACTCACTGCGATCCAACACAGACCCCCGATGTCGTCCTTCTCGATGTCCATCTCCCCGGAGGGAACGGGGCAGGGGGCGCCGAGGTCGCCAGAAAAGTGCTGGCACGCGGTGTCCCCACACGCTTTCTCGCACTATCTGTTTCTGATTCTGCCGACGACGTCGTCGCAGTCATTCGCGCAGGCGCTCGCGGCTACGTCACCAAAGCCGTGAGTCCGGAAGAACTCCACGAAGCCATTACGCGCGTCGCCAGCGGTGACGCAGCGTTCTCTCCGCGTCTGGCAGGCTTTGTCCTCGACGCTTTCCGCGGCAGTCCTTCTCCGGGATTGCAGGACGACGAGCTCAATCGACTCTCTGCCCGCGAACAAGAAGTCATGCGCCTCATCGCCCGTGGATACACCTATCGCGAAACAGCCTCGGAACTGTTCATTTCAATTAAAACGGTCGAAACGCACGTCTCTGCCGTCCTGCGTAAACTCCAGCTCTCCAACCGCCACGAGCTTTCGCGCTGGGCCGCAGCCAGAGGAATCTAACCGCCGTTCTCTCCGATAGGATCAAGGCATGAGCTTTCTCCTCGCGATTATCTATGCCACCTTCATCTCACTTGGACTACCAGATCAAGTTTTTGGCTCAGGATGGCCGGTTATGGGACCCGCGCTGGGGGCAAACAGCGAATCGGCAGGCATCATTTCGATGGTGGCCACGTTCGGTACCATCATCTCAGCAATGACCAGTTCACGATTGCTCCGACGATGTGGAACGTTCAAGGTGTCGGCTGTGTCGATCGCTCTGACTTCTGTCTCCCTCTTGGGATATGCTGCGGCTCCGAATTTTCTTTGGGTACTCGCGCTCACCATTCCCCTGGGTATGGGCGGAGGTGCGATTGACTCAGCGATGAATTCCTTCGCGGCTCTTCATTTTTCTTCGTCGCACATGAATTTTCTTCACGCGTGCTGGGGCATCGGGGCATCGGCCGGACCGTTGATCATGGGTTTTTTCTTGAACATCGGGGCTTGGCGCGGGGCATACGTCGCCCTCGCGCTGATCCAACTCGCTTTGCTCGGTCTCTTTCTTCTGTCACGACGAGTCTGGGAATCGGCGCCGTCGGCGGTATCTGTAACCGATCACGCAGCGGAGACTAAAAGCCCGACGACGGGGCGGCATGGACGCGGGCTACTGACCGCAGCACTTCTTGGGTTTTTCGTTTACTCAGCTGTGGAAGTGGGAGCTGGTTTGTGGGGTGCCAGTTACCTTGTACGGCGCTTCGCGACAGATCCGAGCGTTGCCGCAGCGTGGATCGGAGCAATGTTTATTGCGTTAACCCTGGGGCGCATGGGAGCCGGCGTGGGTGCGAAGTGGATCTCGAATCGCAACCTGATGAGGATAGGTTTCACGGTTGCAGGTTGTGGAGCAGCGGCTATGCTTGGCGGATCTGAACTTGGCGCAGCAATCGGTTTGGTGTTGATCGGCCTGGGGTATGCGCCGATTTACCCCACGAT encodes:
- a CDS encoding MFS transporter produces the protein MSFLLAIIYATFISLGLPDQVFGSGWPVMGPALGANSESAGIISMVATFGTIISAMTSSRLLRRCGTFKVSAVSIALTSVSLLGYAAAPNFLWVLALTIPLGMGGGAIDSAMNSFAALHFSSSHMNFLHACWGIGASAGPLIMGFFLNIGAWRGAYVALALIQLALLGLFLLSRRVWESAPSAVSVTDHAAETKSPTTGRHGRGLLTAALLGFFVYSAVEVGAGLWGASYLVRRFATDPSVAAAWIGAMFIALTLGRMGAGVGAKWISNRNLMRIGFTVAGCGAAAMLGGSELGAAIGLVLIGLGYAPIYPTMLKETSTRFGTLQTPRVMGRQIAAAYIGQTFIPPLIGVALVQISPLALPLTILAGIVITSGATEVINRQQKARTAR
- a CDS encoding response regulator — encoded protein: MISVFIVDDHPLVRSGVRSQLDAFDGIEYAGEAGSVDGAVAALTHCDPTQTPDVVLLDVHLPGGNGAGGAEVARKVLARGVPTRFLALSVSDSADDVVAVIRAGARGYVTKAVSPEELHEAITRVASGDAAFSPRLAGFVLDAFRGSPSPGLQDDELNRLSAREQEVMRLIARGYTYRETASELFISIKTVETHVSAVLRKLQLSNRHELSRWAAARGI
- a CDS encoding ATP-binding protein, encoding MSTPDYSFLRGPKTPERPPLLRRHPRILAGVCQALATHLGGNVAAWRAGFLLACMFYGLGAGVYIILVLAVPHADPTEHVAPRLAPKLAAPTPVRSYTPPSRKSLLFASLLILTIAAVIALMAGSDSAASTSVVFPVLIFFVGAAAAWAQPGDGVAVSWTVIGASLATLGSVMMIAQILGWQATLAGVGVGLVMLTAVSVVLAGVFLRNKNQLFVEQARRIRESERANIAAHLHDSVLQTLTLIRARADDPIEVATLARTQEHDLRRYLYSDRGAHGTSLAEEIRTLSNTIEATFHVEIDVVISGDSPPTRTTQALVGATREALTNAAKHGSPKISLFADLSTDLCEVFVRDRGTGFTLESIPSDRAGIRDSIYARLQGAGGEAEIRSPLPSGGTEVRMRINAGGKK